The Oncorhynchus tshawytscha isolate Ot180627B linkage group LG20, Otsh_v2.0, whole genome shotgun sequence genome has a window encoding:
- the LOC112219737 gene encoding glycolipid transfer protein: MVIFSSQKIRGVFDKDPAKYATLQQIVEAEKETHGTEWPKVGATLALTWLKRGLCFIQILLQSLADGEKDENNPNLIRVNITKAYDQTLKKYHGWLMQKIFKAVLLAAPYKSDFIKALSKGQEVTEEDCMASVRQCLVNFTATVDAIYEMCTTLNAELDYSV; the protein is encoded by the exons ATGGTAATATTTTCCTCCCAGAAAATCCGAGGTGTGTTTGACAAGGACCCTGCCAAGTATGCAACTCTACAGCAGATAGTGGAGGCAGAGAAGGAGACACATGGCACAGAGTGGCCCAAAGTAGGAGCCACCTTGGCCCTAACGTGGCTCAAGAG AGGTCTCTGTTTCATCCAGATCCTGCTGCAGAGCTTGGCAGACGGAGAGAAAGACGAGAACAACCCTAACCTCATCCGTGTTAACATCACCAAAGCCTACGACCAGACCCTGAAGAAATACCACGGCTGGCTCATGCAGAAGATCTTTAAG GCGGTGTTGCTTGCAGCACCCTACAAGTCAGACTTTATCAAGGCCCTGTCAAAAGGTCAAGAGGTCACAGAGGAGGACTGCATGGCTAGTGTACGCCAGTGCCTCGTCAATTTCACAGCCACTGTGGATGCCATCTATGAGATGTGCACAACGCTGAATGCAGAGCTGGACTATAGCGTGTGA